The proteins below are encoded in one region of Belonocnema kinseyi isolate 2016_QV_RU_SX_M_011 chromosome 3, B_treatae_v1, whole genome shotgun sequence:
- the LOC117170005 gene encoding uncharacterized protein LOC117170005, with the protein MCCCASGFLLEHSTGRRQYIAVQWPNLPISEGSGHRTCHPVCPNDDDEQDKLPDELAYSEAGGITRYTDDQVLALIEDARTKSSPRPANQNEEKDLNALAARLQENLYNNDYGGRHPAYSMVAGQQRNTGRASQSPSQYGMPDLSTLHIQQPATTSSLRQHSTGNPYDYNAMMLGQQHNDGYPYSSNTVMIPDPQSTSGPSNKNVRTYKSQRPKASSLPPLLPTPSVPPITNVKGTKQRGTTGPPDNNPSTSRTQSNNPAQQKVRTILGTLMSLVAIKHKNNPEIRQLEDGWTTVQNIKGQFLGTWFLPKEMSKLKLIPEDALWMRIKILTQRFTKPKAFDVLVRQGIPVGEYRKNDFYAYRY; encoded by the exons ATGTGCTGCTGTGCCAGTGGATTCCTCCTGGAACATTCGACGGGTCGCCGACAATACATCGCGGTTCAATGGCCCAACCTCCCCATATCTGAAGGTAGCGGTCACCGCACATGTCACCCAG TGTGTCCAAATGATGATGATGAACAAGATAAATTGCCTGACGAACTAGCATATTCAGAAGCAGGAGGAATTACACGCTACACTGATGATCAGGTATTAGCACTGATTGAAGACGCAAGAACCA AATCCAGTCCACGACCGGCGAATCAAAATGAGGAAAAAGATCTCAACg CACTGGCGGCTAGGCTACAAGAAAACCTTTATAACAACGACTACGGTGGTCGTCACCCAGCTTATAGCATGGTAGCTGGACAACAGCGTAACACAG gaaggGCTTCACAGTCACCAAGTCAATATGGAATGCCTGACCTGTCCACCTTGCATATTCAGCAACCTGCTACCACGTCGTCTCTACGACAACACTCCACAG gaaatccgtatgattataatgCCATGATGCTTGGACAACAACACAATGATG GATACCCGTACAGCAGTAATACCGTGATGATTCCGGATCCACAAAGCACCTCag GACCATCCAACAAAAATGTCAGGACATATAAATCACAACGTCCTAAAG CAAGCTCACTGCCGCCTCTACTACCAACTCCATCAG TACCGCCCATCACAAATGTCAAGGGAACTAAGCAACGAGGCACCACAg GACCGCCTGACAATAATCCCAGTACATCTAGAACACAAAGCAACAACCCAG cACAACAGAAAGTAAGGACAATTTTAGGCACGCTCATGTCTCTCGTGGCTATCAAACATAAGAACAACCCTGAAATA cGCCAGCTCGAAGATGGATGGACAACCGTCCAAAATATTAAGGGACAATTCCTTGGCACATGGTTTCTTCCAAAAGAGATGTCAAAGTTGAAACTAATTCCAGAAGACGCGCTCTGGATGCGTATAAAAATACTAACtcaaa